In Cryptomeria japonica chromosome 5, Sugi_1.0, whole genome shotgun sequence, the genomic window GTGCAACACAGTGTTATGATCTAAAATCTACGACCTTTTATTTGCTGTTGGAATGCTTTATCATTGAGTTATTGGTTTCTTTTGAACCAATCAATTGTGACTTATTTCCAACAAGATAAGAGTTGGATTTGCAGAACAATTGCTGTgatataaaccctgttaaagaagCTTTTTCTTTTGTTGAAACATGGTTAACATGGAAACTTCTCCCCTTTTGTTGATTCCAGAGGAGGAAGAGCCAGTATATAGGCCAGATGTGGAGGATAAGCTTACTCGTTCAGTTAGCTGCTTTGGGTGTTGTTTTGGGCAACAAGAAGATGGACGTGAGAAGTGGTGGTTGCATGGTGGGTTGTCACGCAGTATAAAAAGGGCAAAAGAATATTCTGGAT contains:
- the LOC131034678 gene encoding uncharacterized protein LOC131034678, with product METSPLLLIPEEEEPVYRPDVEDKLTRSVSCFGCCFGQQEDGREKWWLHGGLSRSIKRAKEYSGSVIVEAGNYCCGGKTWKTVVHRLRNKNNSKSQKRGERFQYDLPSYELNFDAGSREETGLP